In Glycine max cultivar Williams 82 chromosome 7, Glycine_max_v4.0, whole genome shotgun sequence, a single window of DNA contains:
- the LOC100792402 gene encoding U-box domain-containing protein 4 isoform X2: MVSAEKDSNETTNTHPTIIGKSMRTVRSKLFQHDRAACVSDNLTGSLMELASRNNKSVKSSITEEQLLELSQALSDFSACSSDISGELQRLATVSSSQPPPAAPHVDGQPQPEHEPCLGFLQRESFSTEIIESISPEDLQPTVKICVDGLHSPSVAVKRSAAAKLRLLAKNRADNRALIGESGAVAALVPLLRCSDPWTQEHAVTALLNLSLLEENKALITNAGAVKALIYVLKTGTETSKQNAACALMSLALVEENKSSIGACGAIPPLVALLLSGSQRGKKDALTTLYKLCSVRQNKERAVSAGAVRPLVELVAEEGSGMAEKAMVVLNSLAGIEEGKEAIVEEGGIGALLEAIEDGSVKGKEFAVLTLVQLCAHSVANRALLVREGGIPPLVALSQNASVRAKLKVLHSSTVDMLLD; this comes from the exons ATGGTTTCTGCGGAGAAAGATTCCAATGAAACAACCAATACTCATCCAACCATCATCGGGAAGTCCATGCGAACGGTGCGCTCCAAACTATTCCAACACGACCGCGCTGCGTGCGTCTCCGACAACTTAACCGGTTCGCTAATGGAGCTCGCCTCGCGAAACAACAAATCCGTTAAATCTTCCATTACGGAGGAGCAACTCCTCGAGCTCTCTCAAGCTCTGAGCGATTTCTCCGCCTGTAGTAGCGATATCTCCGGCGAGCTCCAGAGGCTCGCCACCGTTTCCTCCTCCCAACCTCCTCCTGCTGCTCCTCACGTCGACGGCCAACCCCAACCTGAGCACGAGCCCTGCCTAGGGTTTCTCCAGAGGGAGAGCTTCTCCACCGAGATCATAGAGAGCATCTCGCCGGAGGATCTTCAGCCGACGGTCAAGATCTGCGTCGACGGACTGCACTCGCCGTCTGTGGCCGTGAAGCGATCGGCGGCGGCCAAGCTGAGGCTGTTGGCGAAGAACCGAGCCGACAACCGCGCTCTGATCGGCGAGTCCGGCGCGGTGGCTGCTCTGGTTCCGCTGCTCCGGTGCAGCGATCCGTGGACGCAAGAACACGCGGTGACGGCGTTGCTGAACCTGTCTCTTCTGGAAGAGAACAAGGCGCTTATAACGAATGCCGGTGCGGTGAAGGCGCTGATTTACGTGCTGAAAACAGGCACAGAGACTTCAAAGCAGAACGCGGCGTGCGCGCTAATGAGTTTGGCGTTGGTGGAGGAGAACAAGAGCTCAATCGGGGCTTGCGGGGCAATACCGCCGCTGGTAGCGCTGCTGCTGAGTGGGTCCCAGAGAGGGAAGAAGGACGCGCTGACGACGCTGTACAAGCTGTGTTCGGTGAGGCAGAACAAGGAGAGGGCGGTGAGTGCCGGGGCGGTGAGGCCGCTGGTGGAGCTGGTGGCGGAGGAGGGGAGCGGAATGGCGGAGAAGGCGATGGTGGTGCTGAACAGCTTGGCGGGCATTGAGGAGGGGAAGGAGGCCATTGTGGAAGAAGGTGGGATTGGTGCGCTTCTGGAGGCGATTGAGGATGGGTCGGTGAAGGGGAAGGAGTTCGCTGTTTTGACTCTTGTTCAGCTCTGTGCTCACAGCGTTGCCAACAGAGCCTTGCTTGTCAGGGAGGGAGGGATTCCGCCTCTCGTTGCTCTTTCCCAGAACGCCTCTGTTCGAGCTAAGCTCAAG GTTTTACATTCATCGACAGTAGACATGCTGTTGGATTAa
- the LOC100792402 gene encoding U-box domain-containing protein 4 isoform X1: protein MVSAEKDSNETTNTHPTIIGKSMRTVRSKLFQHDRAACVSDNLTGSLMELASRNNKSVKSSITEEQLLELSQALSDFSACSSDISGELQRLATVSSSQPPPAAPHVDGQPQPEHEPCLGFLQRESFSTEIIESISPEDLQPTVKICVDGLHSPSVAVKRSAAAKLRLLAKNRADNRALIGESGAVAALVPLLRCSDPWTQEHAVTALLNLSLLEENKALITNAGAVKALIYVLKTGTETSKQNAACALMSLALVEENKSSIGACGAIPPLVALLLSGSQRGKKDALTTLYKLCSVRQNKERAVSAGAVRPLVELVAEEGSGMAEKAMVVLNSLAGIEEGKEAIVEEGGIGALLEAIEDGSVKGKEFAVLTLVQLCAHSVANRALLVREGGIPPLVALSQNASVRAKLKAETLLGYLRESRHEASCSSP, encoded by the exons ATGGTTTCTGCGGAGAAAGATTCCAATGAAACAACCAATACTCATCCAACCATCATCGGGAAGTCCATGCGAACGGTGCGCTCCAAACTATTCCAACACGACCGCGCTGCGTGCGTCTCCGACAACTTAACCGGTTCGCTAATGGAGCTCGCCTCGCGAAACAACAAATCCGTTAAATCTTCCATTACGGAGGAGCAACTCCTCGAGCTCTCTCAAGCTCTGAGCGATTTCTCCGCCTGTAGTAGCGATATCTCCGGCGAGCTCCAGAGGCTCGCCACCGTTTCCTCCTCCCAACCTCCTCCTGCTGCTCCTCACGTCGACGGCCAACCCCAACCTGAGCACGAGCCCTGCCTAGGGTTTCTCCAGAGGGAGAGCTTCTCCACCGAGATCATAGAGAGCATCTCGCCGGAGGATCTTCAGCCGACGGTCAAGATCTGCGTCGACGGACTGCACTCGCCGTCTGTGGCCGTGAAGCGATCGGCGGCGGCCAAGCTGAGGCTGTTGGCGAAGAACCGAGCCGACAACCGCGCTCTGATCGGCGAGTCCGGCGCGGTGGCTGCTCTGGTTCCGCTGCTCCGGTGCAGCGATCCGTGGACGCAAGAACACGCGGTGACGGCGTTGCTGAACCTGTCTCTTCTGGAAGAGAACAAGGCGCTTATAACGAATGCCGGTGCGGTGAAGGCGCTGATTTACGTGCTGAAAACAGGCACAGAGACTTCAAAGCAGAACGCGGCGTGCGCGCTAATGAGTTTGGCGTTGGTGGAGGAGAACAAGAGCTCAATCGGGGCTTGCGGGGCAATACCGCCGCTGGTAGCGCTGCTGCTGAGTGGGTCCCAGAGAGGGAAGAAGGACGCGCTGACGACGCTGTACAAGCTGTGTTCGGTGAGGCAGAACAAGGAGAGGGCGGTGAGTGCCGGGGCGGTGAGGCCGCTGGTGGAGCTGGTGGCGGAGGAGGGGAGCGGAATGGCGGAGAAGGCGATGGTGGTGCTGAACAGCTTGGCGGGCATTGAGGAGGGGAAGGAGGCCATTGTGGAAGAAGGTGGGATTGGTGCGCTTCTGGAGGCGATTGAGGATGGGTCGGTGAAGGGGAAGGAGTTCGCTGTTTTGACTCTTGTTCAGCTCTGTGCTCACAGCGTTGCCAACAGAGCCTTGCTTGTCAGGGAGGGAGGGATTCCGCCTCTCGTTGCTCTTTCCCAGAACGCCTCTGTTCGAGCTAAGCTCAAG GCCGAGACACTCCTTGGAT